The sequence caggtcagtcctatgttcatatttacaaatctgtttaaatgtctgatgttttatcttgtccttttaacatttttcGGGgctttcccatgactgacagcactagtcaaagcatttgtcagttgcgtcttgttccgtgttcacaacaattcagtcctttcaatgtaaaagtctgtgctactgactgacacactcattaagacagtccttgccgccatctaatggcgtaataatgtaagtTCTGTAGATGTTCTCGGTCAGGGACAcatttttccggcggaaggaaggcaaTTAATTGGAAGTTTACTTAATGAAAGTtgtattgatacatatttttggctttaatatttgtattatgtggtaaccgttttataaaagcaataatgtACTgaaggctagtgctgtatcgtgaataagtcaaggctgaattcaattaaattcgcatttatttgtatagtgcttttcacgatacatatcgtttaaaagcagctttacagagaatgcatgtcaacattataatttagagaatgcagttagctaataatgtaataatttaggcaattaatttacaatcactgttaacagtttaattgaaggtagaagcaatgaacTCATGATGTTGCGtcatctgaagtcctcgcaggagtttCTTCAAAGctgttggtcatctgaggtctgctgaagggcgttgttaggcacggCGCGAAGCTTTTTCAGCACAGCCTtttgtaccttattgcttacataaaaATGCAATATGTGAATATTTGTTTCATTGGGCCAGTTATATGTGGCGTCAtcattgtgtttgtgtttgtgaatgCAGGAACACCTAATTATGATGTCAAGTGTGAAAAGTGTCCGTCTGGAACGTTTTCAAACCACATTAATGCTGAGTCCTGCcaaccacacacacagtaaGATGTGAATGGAAAGAAATACTCACTACTTGCAAATTCCACACAAATGCATACatgctctttttttctctctccctgTTAGATGTGAAGGTGGTTCAGTTTTAAGACAAGGCAGTTCTACAGCTGACACACTGTGTGATGTGACACCACCCcctttaacaaaaacaacagagCATCCTCATCCTCACTTAACTAAACCGAGTAGTTTCTGGGGTCAAACGGTGCAGCCCATGAACGCGACCACCACACCATCTCTGCTTCCATCGAGCAGCATGACAGCAATCAAAACCACAAACAGCTCTGACACAGATACCCCGACTGTAATGTACTTCACTGGTAAATATGGCCATTTcattaaaatgtagtttataaTCCTTATAAAAGTACAGTGTTGTTACCACTGTATCAGAATACTATGCAGGAAATCAGTCGCCTAGTACAAAGATCAGTTACGCGATCGTTATGCAAAATGTGTGACTGCAGAATGCTttgatcaaccaatcagaaacaAGTATTCCAGAACAGTCCCACCCAGTTTTTCAGCTTCCTTGAATGCCATAAACCAAGCCATGATTTAAACCAAATAGCTATGTGaatcaaatgaatcaaaatattacaaactttgatttgaagcaaaaaaatatttgaaaatcagacaaaaaggacaaaggtacaagacttTATATGGAAGtatgagggaaagaactacaatcccatgaagcattgcgagTGATATGAATGATGGATGAATACAAAAGTATTgattttgtatatataaaaatgcaaatatgtatATGCATTGTTTGAAAGCGCAGAGTTCTTTTGACATGATTCGCTTGTCACAATCCCCAGATTGGTGGAGATTTCTCTGTGGAATCATGGGTAATGTCGTTTTCACCAGGAATTGCACTGTTGAAcaagattatttaaaaaataagttggAATAATGTGAGCTGATTGCTTTAACAGAAGCATATATCATTGATTAACAACTGCGGTAAGGCTGTTTTTAAGATGTGTAAGGTTAAAATCAATTCCAATATTGAGAAAATTAATAGAATTATTACTTCCAGAACCTGTTATGTGCCATGAAATTTATGTGGCACTACATGAAGGCACATCCAAAGATAATTGTAAAACCTGgtactttttttaagttaactTCATGTTGTTGTGTCTGTCAGTGGGAAGTCACGCAATTTGATGCATTGCTTttgacattgttttcatttttattcccCTAGTCATGCGTTTCCTTCCACACTCTCGGTCACCTTTaacatttctttgtttcttCTTGTTTTGTCTGTGACTTTATCTCTCTGTCTGTACTCTGCAGTCATAGTTTGTGGTGTTCTGGTTTTGCTGACGCTGATGCTGACATTGATGGTGATTGCTTGCAagttacaaaagagaaaaggtaTTGtggttattttcatttaaattatgaAGAGATCAAAGatcaaaaaagtcattttgCTAGATCAGTTAAATGTTATCAGCTTTTAAGATTCAGATTtggctctttaaaaaaaaaaaatattatcaaGATCACCTTTTTATGCTTTTGGTGACGTCTTTCTCCAGCAGGTATAAAAAAGGTTCCAGTCGCAGGGGGCAAGaaggtatgtttttttttaagtgcataCTATATAGTGTTtactaaaaaagtatgtttaaaGCAATTATATTGGTGTAGCTTTACTATCAAACAAGGTAAACCACTAGTAAAAAAGGTAAACTACTAGCACaatgttaatttaaattaaagtttaaGGTCTCCAATCAACAAGCCTAGATTCGGAATAGCATACTAGCGTAATACTATCGTATACTAATACTATTTCTGCCATATAAAGATATAGTAAGTCTAAATATCTTGTTTTCCtctatataaaagaatagcatacTAGAATATTACACCGTGTTCTAACCAGACACGATGCGATAAGATTCCGGCGGCAAACAATTTGTCTGTCCACACCAGACGTGACTCAACTATGAGACGTgataaagtaaaacaaaaatcacagccaatcagaagagcgcgTGGGCGGGCTCTCTCTGCAAGCTCCCGGCACTCACTACAAAATGTAGTACATATTCAATTTCATGAATATTACACCATTTTAGAATTACTAAAATACATACTGAGTTACTTAACCCTCTTCAGTCatgtttgaaaaattaaaaatcgtAGCTTCATCAGAATGAGAtgacacttggtgacttttgtTGCATTAGCAATATGAACACGCAAAAAAATCAAGGACATGATTCCGACATGTTAAAGGGTCGTAAAAAAATGGACTCCTTTGTAGTCAAAAATGACAGACatagaaaatgaatgggaaatacgAAAATATACGACAACTCAGAGATTCTTTTGttggtacaaactacaaatcagaCACACTGCAGAAAAAAGTGCACAGCAATGAAGGGGTGACACTCTAAAATGTAAAGAGTGCAAAATAGACCAAATGGCACTAATCTACCttcaataaaatgaattttaaatgCCTTGTATGTCTGTATTTTAACATgaaatactgctttaattgaaaaataattttaaaatgtattagaaaaaaagtgtattattttcaatggggaaaaatagctaataaaaactgtataaatattgcatagtatcataaaataccctcaaaagtttatataataatcaaaaaaaatattattgaacaaaaatatattacattggttttcctgaaaaacaaaaaagttacttttaaaggcTTCGGTCACTTTTTACCATAAAGAAGGCAAGTGTGACTCCTAAACGAAGAGgggccagagggttaaacaaTCTTTGTTATAGAATACACGTGTCTGTTCACAATAAtgagttgacagtttgaacATTGTTGTttacttttgtttattttgaagatctgaggtgaattgtGCATTGTTGCTTTCAGTATAGCGATAAAAGACACACATAATGATGTTCAAACTCACATTACACACTTTTATGTAAGATAATTGACTCCGGGCcattgaattcttagaaaataatgcacacccgaggAGGTAATGCGGCTACGATGCgaaattattttctaagaattcaatgGCCCGGAGTCAATTATTCTGCTTTTACTACGGTTACCACACCTCGAGACACTGTTCAGATGTTGTATCTCATCCCAGGCCTTCATTGCTAATACCAAAACATTTCAGATTTAGTAATGAAGGTTTGAGGCTTGATAGCAGAACAATACAGAAGATACAGTTATTAACGCAGTTGAGAGAGAATAAGCATATGTGAACTACCCGAATCTGTGCATCTCACACGGCAGCAGTATCTCTAATAGCGAAACTATAATTTTATCTATTTCAAGAACCGCAcagttaaaatgtcatttaggttttaagttgctaaactattttactgattaaTTAGTCAGAGCAGCGCTGACAAATAAtttctgtgtgagtgtgtgtacatttgaaagagagagagaacggGAGAGTATGCGCACTCTttcaataaaatgtattttgtggcaaaaaccatgacaataatttgttgttttcatccgtttactatatttatttgcttggttgGTGTCGTtgtgggttttgtttcttttgctgttgtaggctgtaaggaccttttgaaataactgaaattatTTGGCGAAGTGATAAGGAACTGCAATGCGGTcaaaacctgcctggaactaCTTTAGCCATGCGTTTCCCggatcaaccaatcagatttgagcatTCAACAGCACCAACGTTAAACaaagcacataaacattacCTGAGATTATCATTGTTGTTGTTCCAGCTGTGATGATGTAGAAAAATAGAAAccgtttctaaaatagaatTGTCGCGTGAACCGTCGCggctggttaggacaaaaaactctgattaatgtCGGCATCGCGTCACGTACGGTTAGGACACGGTGTTACTATTTCGGCCAaatagagatatatatataataagagTATATAtcttgttccctttcagtcggtcacgttcgacgtacgttagtagtgaccgacgaatcgggatatcgcttagagagccctatcatcttcgtgtaaactaaaacaagccaatggaattggcgtgcgatatttgcataatgcgcaccgcccccgtcaggtgtatataaataggaagcagatgcaatcgcactctgtctttcgcttcggagccattcactggtgtcctgttttagaagactcctttcttcgtttgttttattctaaaacattgcctcagaagaggatttacagcgagctttcagtgctggtgaaagggcacgttcagcgaggtcgcgagtctccgaggagctgagctataagctcgaaaactgctgttttcacagcaacacaaagagtgtgtgcgtgtgtagcgatttgggccggttcctcggtgtgtcagggagtggtgtacctgacacatcgcgtcgctccctgggtgcttcagcacgagtgagttgacttccccttctaaaagagctttacagacgaaccctgacagtatgtcatttcgtctgtgcgttaatgggtgcggtcgttccctggtccctgctgatgggcacaatcgttgcatctcgtgtttgggcattctgcacgctgaagcagctttttgtggatggttcatgttcccattgcgggaacatgactatcgcgatgctgaggtcgagactctccttcctgaagtctcaggaagcgggggtcccctctcctatgccgcgtacgaccgttttttccggccccgggaaccggaatgacggtagggcgctgtataggaagggtgaccggaggattacggtcagggcttccccgccgagcggaaacgctcctcgggcccctgccgcctcatcagcaccgcaacccatcgtgccaccgttggtttccgctgggccctctacggactgtccagccgttacctttggtgtgctggcggcgcacccccggtgcgtctgtggtgcctttggtcccgctggctcagtgtctggaagcgtggatagcgctccccagcctgtccagtgggctcattcgtactatcagtctcggctatgcgattcagttcgcccggcgtcccccggtcttcagggctgtccacttcactcaggtgtcgttggacagtgcacctgttctccgggtggaggttgctgtcctcctggcgaaggatacaatcaagccggtccctccagtcgatatgaagtcagggttctacagcccctacttcattgtaccgaaaaagggcggtgggctacggccaatcctggaccgtccccaggattggtttgcagcaatagacctgaaggacgcgtactttcatgtctcgattctgcctcgacacagacccttcctaggtcggtctgcgttcgagggtcgggcatgtcagcacaaagtcctacccgacatggttgtagctcccagccggtggggtcttcaggtcaactgggacaagagcaaactcgcccccgggtagaggatctcttgtttcggtctcgagctagactcggtcgcacggactgcgcgtctcaccgaggtgcgcgtccagtcggtgttgaactgcctgagctcgctcaagtgcaggacagcggctccactgaaagattttcagaggctcctggggcatatggcatctgcagccgcggtaacgccgctcggattgcttcatatgagaccgcttcaacactggctccgcggccgggtcccgagatgggcgtggcagtgcggcacgctccgtgtccccgtgacaccgagctgccgtcgcacccttgtccggtggttggacccttcgttcctgtgggccggagtaccccttgaacgagtgtccaggcacgctatGGTCTCCAcggatgtctctgccacgggatggggggccacgtacaacgggcatgcagtgacaggtctttggacggggcctcagctgcattggcataccaattgcctcgagttgctagcggttcgtcttgcgctggcccgcttcaaggagctgttgtcaggcaagcacgttctagtccgctcactaagcaccgcggccgttgcgtacacctaccgtcaaggtggtctacgcttccgtcgcatgttgcaactcgcccgccatctcttgttgtggagtcagaaggatctgaggtcccttcgggccactcgtgtctcaggtgtgctcaaccgtgcagccgacgagctgtcacggcagcatctacttgcgggcgagtggcggctccacccccaggcggtccagctgatttggcagcgtttcggcgaggcccaggtagtcctgtttgcctccccggaaactgccctccgccagtggttttattccctgaccggcggcatgctcggcacggatgccctggcacacagctggcccccgggtctgcgcaaacatgcgtttcccccagtgagccttctcgcacaactcatgtacaaggtcagggaggacggggagcaggttctgttagtggctccgtactggcccactcggacctgattctcagacctcattctccttgcgacagcacctccctggccgattcctctgaggaaggaccccctgactcagagacaaggcaccctgtggcacccgcgtcccgatctgtggaacctccacgtgtggtccctggacgggatgcggaggttctgagtgatctcccgcaagcggtcgtagacaccatcacttccgctagagctccttccactaggaatctctacgcgttgaagtggaacctgttcgtcgaatggtgcgcctctcgccgagaggacccccgatcatgttcggtcggatccgtgctttcctttctgcaagatgggttggagcgaaggctgtctccctccaccctcaaggtgtatgttgccgctattgccgcacatcaccatgcagttgagggtaagtccctggggaaacacgatctgatcgtcagattcctgaggggggccaggagactgaagcctcctcgcccttcctccgtaccctcttgggatttgaccctggttctcacagctctccggggtcatcccttcgaacctttgcaatcagtcgacctgaaactaatgtctcttaagacggttcttctggttgcattggcttccctgaagagggtaggggatctgcatgcattttcggtcgacgaaacgtgcctagaattcgggcccggtgcttctcacgtcatcctgagaccccggcctggatatgtgcccaaggttcctaccactcccttcagagatcaggtagtgaacctgcaagcgctgccctcggaggaggcagacccagtcctagctttgctctgtcccgtccgcgctctgcgcgtttacgtggatagaacgcgaagcttcaggacctcagatcagctgttcatctgttacggaggccagcagaagggaaaggctgtctccaagcagaggatggcccactggatagtggatgccatcgccttggcgtacgaatcccagggcgtgccttgcccgctcgggttgagagcccactccaccagaggggtggcctcttcctgggcgctggctcatggcgcctcgctgacagatatctgtagagctgcgggctgggcgacacctaacacgttcgctaggttttatagcctacgtgtagagccggtatcctcgcgtgtactcgcatccactagtcggtagacgtgttgtacccgctctaagtgtcggcttgcaatgccattcccgccactggccggatacgtgcatactttcactccagtcgtgttccccgcttggcgaacactgtcgagttcctccgcctcccccttcggctcggacattgcggagtgtctgatgccaggcctacatccgtcgctgacgctgtctgttggctggggcccatatgtcgtgacccctctacgtgagcggtcccatatgtgtattttccacggtttaaaactccctacgggccgagtccgtgtctttcccttagcagagccagctctgctgtcacctgtcagatgagtctccccctaaccaggtggagccatcccagggactccatatgcgtactgcccccccgggccagtccatgtgtgtattcccacgtaaactcctcccccattgggtaggtagtggtctccgcagcgtcccttacgggttcgcttccccagtgtgtagtttacttagtgggtagtggttagacagcagtagactctctcggtgtaacctcgcccccttcaccgccagccggtgctatgggcggctgagcttgcgctgggcactggaaggggtttcgtaactgtggcgctttagttgggatcccaattcgtcggtcactactgacgtacgtcgaacgtgaccgactgaaagggaacgtctcggttacgtatgtaaccctcgttccctgaaggagggaacggagacgtacgtcccgtcgccacagtttctgtaccctcgctgtagcgcggacaccagttgtctcctcagcgaaaaacagagtgcgattgcatctgcttcctatttatatacacctgacgggggcggtgcgcattatgcaaatatcgcacgccaattccattggcttgttttagtttacacgaagatgatagggctctctaagcgatatcccgattcgtcggtcactactgacgtacgtctccgttccctccttcagggaacgagggttacatacgtaaccgagacgttttcttcCAAATAAAGAAATAGCATAATTTTATATAGCATACATAGAAAGAGTAGTAATTGTCCTATTCTATTTCAAAATTGGTGTATTTGGTTTACCTTCTCTACAACAGTGTGCAATATACAacaaattcttcaaacagtacTACAATAAACTAATGTCACATGACCTTATTTCCACATTGCATATTTAATTCAGTGTCATTTAACGTATTATTTTCATCAATCCAATCAAATAATGTGGAAAAATATGGTAATGGAATTTCAAACCGAACCCATTGCTTTGAGGGATACAGTATTCCACACATCCTCATTTCAACTTTCCCATCTCTTGTTCTCTTCAGATAGTGCAGGATTCCTCAGAGAACGGCCCACTTGATCATCAGTGTCTATTACATGCTGACAAGTGCCAGAAGGAGCCCTCCATGACTTCATCGGACAGCCAGAGTCAGCCAGACTCCAGCCAGAGTCACAGCAGCGGTGATTGGCTGGAACGCGCCAGCCAGGAGGAATCCCTACCGGAGCAGCCATCCGTCTCCAGCCCGTTAGTCAATCTCAGCATCACGGCCACCTTCAACTGCCAGGTGAATCCGACGACAGCTTCCTGTTCCATCCCCCTGAACCCATCTGCACTGACACCCCACGTTGAAGCTCCGGTGCCGCTTTCTCAAGAGGAGGTCTGTATATCCTGCCAACAGGAGGACGGCAAAGAAGCTCTGCGGTCAGTGCAGGAGAGCAGCCCGTGTGCCTTCTGATCAGacgaactgataaaatgtatagCCTAAGTTTAGGTAAATGTTTTTGCCAAATGCACGAATGCAATTAAATGTTACACAGGgatttaaaagacatttattgcattttcaaatgtaaGGCTGacggttcacccaaaaatgaaaatttactcaccctcgtgttgttccaaacctgttcaagtttttttcttctgttgaacacaaaagaagatattttgaagaatgttggtaactagaccattgacggtagccattgacttacATAGAAATTCAAGTCAATGGGGTCTATCAATCGTTTGATTACCAAAAAAAGAAACTCTTTCAGGTTTGAAACAAGTTGAacgtgagtaaatgatgacagaattttcattttttgggtgaactgtccctttaagagctaATTAGGGGTTACCGACATGTTTTTCACCATCTGATGCTCATATTGTTTGACCTCCGGTGCAAATTCTTTACATCAGTGACATTTCTTTGTTATAAAGCTTTACGATTACATATTTAGTAGTTGTCTTTGACATTTGACCCATAAAATGCTCCTCCCTGAtgatacttaaagggttagttcacccaaaaattaaaataatgtcattaattactcaccctcatgtcgttccacacctgtaagacctttgttcatcttccgaagacaaattaatatattgttgatgaaatccgatggctcagtgaggccagccattcaaactctcaaggtccataaaggtacttaaaacatatttaaaacagttcatgtgagtacagtggttcaatattaatattataaagtgacaagaatactttttgtgtgccaaaaaaacaaaaaaaagacttttcaacaatatctatatgggccgatttcagacactgcttcagagctttttGAATTGgatcagtgattcagagcaccaaatcaggagatctgaatcactgaatcaaaacaaaagattcataaagctcagaagcttcatgaagcagtgttttgaaatcgacccatcactatattgttgaaaagtcgttatttagttttttttgccacacaaaaagtattcttgtcgctttataataatcAGAtagagccactgtactcacatgaactgattcaaatatgttttagtaccttttggatcttgagagtttgaatggcctcactgagccatcggatttcatcaacaatatcttaatttgtgttccgaagatgaacgaaggtcttacgggtgtagaacgacattacgttgaaaggtcacgcgtgacgtaggcaaAAGTGCCACGGTAGGTTGAAGAATTTCCTGTTAATTTAGATGAAAttttaatcctttaaagggataattcacccaaaaatgaaagttgttttatgagtttctttgttctgtggAAATTAAAAGGGTATGTTccgaagaatgttggtaaccacaCAGTTtctggtccccattgacttccatagtatttttttttttttactatggaagtcaatggggaccaacaACTGTTTGAATACCCACATTCTTCAGAacgtcttcttttgtgttcaaactcaactacttgagggtgagtaaatgacaggattttcattttcatgtctTTGATGAATAGTAAACAGATTTGTTTAGATATATGAAGCTAGTGCCACCCAGTGGTTATTTTCTCTACCTCCCTTGCAAATCTACAAGGTGTTTTAATGtcttattgtttttttccccattacAATATATAGACTCCGTGAATGTGTTTTAGGGATTACATGAGATGAATGAGAAGAAGAGCCTTCTGTTACAACACAGGTTGTCCAAATCATTTGTTAGATTATAATGGAGTCAGCATACTGTATATTTTGCAAAGCCAAGTATTTTACCAAAGATGATAGATATgtatatagttatttttatatgttttaaaccTGTAAATGAATTTttgtcactgtaaaaaaaaaaaaaaatgtatatatacgTATAAAACACAATACTATTAATAATTGTTTGtctttatcatttttttctatTAGGCAAGCTATTACTATCGTTTACACAAACATAAGTTGTCTAACTAACTCATCCGGCATCGTTTGTGCTACGGACATGGACGAAACCTCTAACTCACCTGGTGGACAATTATAggctaaaaaataatttgaatgaCCTAGTAATGCCTTGGTATTATGTCAGAGAGTTTTGCACAGCAATCTACCACATGTCAAATTTTATTAAGTGCATTGCTTTGATTCATATATTTCCTCAGACCGACAGCTGTGGAAGCACAGTGTAGTAAAGACTGTGGTTCTGCTTTCCAGAACATC comes from Chanodichthys erythropterus isolate Z2021 chromosome 6, ASM2448905v1, whole genome shotgun sequence and encodes:
- the tnfrsf1b gene encoding tumor necrosis factor receptor superfamily member 1B isoform X3; this encodes MLILISRLILMTAVWRVAEGKAPLPYSSDGTCNDLTSEYYFKDLQICCSKCKPGTRQHVQCTRNSDTVCEACRQGQYSENYNHFKNCFSCPQCKDEKGLAYGTKCSADTKSVCVCKPGMFCSKTGFLSECEECRKYKSCKPGEYTARKGTPNYDVKCEKCPSGTFSNHINAESCQPHTQCEGGSVLRQGSSTADTLCDVTPPPLTKTTEHPHPHLTKPSSFWGQTVQPMNATTTPSLLPSSSMTAIKTTNSSDTDTPTVMYFTVIVCGVLVLLTLMLTLMVIACKLQKRKAGIKKVPVAGGKKIVQDSSENGPLDHQCLLHADKCQKEPSMTSSDSQSQPDSSQSHSSGDWLERASQEESLPEQPSVSSPLVNLSITATFNCQVNPTTASCSIPLNPSALTPHVEAPVPLSQEEVCISCQQEDGKEALRSVQESSPCAF
- the tnfrsf1b gene encoding tumor necrosis factor receptor superfamily member 1B isoform X1; protein product: MLILISRLILMTAVWRVAEGKVTSKFICVADKHNAPLPYSSDGTCNDLTSEYYFKDLQICCSKCKPGTRQHVQCTRNSDTVCEACRQGQYSENYNHFKNCFSCPQCKDEKGLAYGTKCSADTKSVCVCKPGMFCSKTGFLSECEECRKYKSCKPGEYTARKGTPNYDVKCEKCPSGTFSNHINAESCQPHTQCEGGSVLRQGSSTADTLCDVTPPPLTKTTEHPHPHLTKPSSFWGQTVQPMNATTTPSLLPSSSMTAIKTTNSSDTDTPTVMYFTVIVCGVLVLLTLMLTLMVIACKLQKRKAGIKKVPVAGGKKIVQDSSENGPLDHQCLLHADKCQKEPSMTSSDSQSQPDSSQSHSSGDWLERASQEESLPEQPSVSSPLVNLSITATFNCQVNPTTASCSIPLNPSALTPHVEAPVPLSQEEVCISCQQEDGKEALRSVQESSPCAF
- the tnfrsf1b gene encoding tumor necrosis factor receptor superfamily member 1B isoform X2 → MLILISRLILMTAVWRVAEGKVTSKFICVADKHNAPLPYSSDGTCNDLTSEYYFKDLQICCSKCKPGTRQHVQCTRNSDTVCEACRQGQYSENYNHFKNCFSCPQCKDEKGLAYGTKCSADTKSVCVCKPGMFCSKTGFLSECEECRKYKSCKPGEYTARKGTPNYDVKCEKCPSGTFSNHINAESCQPHTQCEGGSVLRQGSSTADTLCDVTPPPLTKTTEHPHPHLTKPSSFWGQTVQPMNATTTPSLLPSSSMTAIKTTNSSDTDTPTVMYFTVIVCGVLVLLTLMLTLMVIACKLQKRKGIKKVPVAGGKKIVQDSSENGPLDHQCLLHADKCQKEPSMTSSDSQSQPDSSQSHSSGDWLERASQEESLPEQPSVSSPLVNLSITATFNCQVNPTTASCSIPLNPSALTPHVEAPVPLSQEEVCISCQQEDGKEALRSVQESSPCAF